The genomic region TTAAAGGAAAATGGTCAAAACTCCACACACTCCTCTGCACGCGGTTttcattatgtaaatatttttaaacaatagtaaaTAAGAGAATATTTCCAAATGCAGCAttgataaaaactaaattaagcaattaaattaaacacaatCTCATTCCACACACCTCACCTGATTTTCTGTATCTCTGGATATCTGTTTATGCTCCAGAATGTGCGTGAGTGTCTGTGTTCCATCGGCGTCCAAACTAATGATGCTCTGACTACAAGGTCGGACAAATGTCAGATCACTCTTTCTTGAGTCAGTAGTGCCACACATTTCATAATTAAACACTTGCTTTAGAGTTCCTGTGCCCCCTACGTCTGCGTAAAGAGGCGGATAATACGGAATAACTGGAAGATTCGCTCCAGATTTGTAAAACATCCGCTCGCGTCTCCATCTGTAGCATTTGACTGACAGTATGGCGATGATAGACACGATAAAGAGAAACGAAACTACAGCCAAGGCCAAGACCAGATAGAAAGTCAGGTTGTCGTTGTAGTCCTTGTCGTGCGTAAAGTCAGTGAACTCCGAGAGCACTTCAGGGAAGCTGTCCGCCACCGCCACGTTAACATTGACTGTAGCTGATCGAGAGGGCTGCCCGTTGTCCTCCACTACAACAGTGAGTCTCTGTTTCACAGCATCTCTATCTGTCACTTGGCGCACAATTcttatttctccattctgtaagCCCACTTCAAACAGCGCCCTGTCTGTGGCTTTCTGTAGTTTATATGAAAGCCATGCATTCTGTCCAGAGTCCACATCAACAGCCACCACTTTAGTCACCAGATAACCCACATCTGCAGAACGAGGCACTATTTCAGCCACCACAGAAGCGCCTGACTGGACCGGATACAGAACCTGAGGCGCGTTGTCATTCTGGTCCTGAATTGTTATTTTCACGCTCACGTTGCTGCTGAGAGGAGGAGAGCCTCCGTCCTGCGCTTTTACGCGAATGTTAAATTCTTTTGTCTGCTCATAATCAAACGAACGGACAGCAAGAATCTCTCCACTCTCTGCATTCACTGAAATAAACGTCGAAGCAGAGACGCCATTCACAAGAATATCTTCTAGAAAATATGAAATACGCGCGTTATTGCCAGAGTCTTTGTCATGCGCTTTAACAGATAACACAGAGACTCCGGGTGAATTATTTTCCATTACATATGCGGTGTATGACTGACGCTGAAACACAGGGGCGTTGTCATTGACATCCGATATTTTCAGAGTCAGTGTTTTATTAGTAGAGAAAGAAGGCGAGCCCTCATCAATAGCTGTTATTGTGATATTATATTCAGACATTTTTTCACGGTCTAAAATCTGATCAGTAACTAAAGTGTAGAAATTTGAGGAGGAAGATTTAATGCCAAATGGCACATCTGAATTAACTAAGCATTTTAATTGGCCGTTTCTACCGGAGTCTATATCTTTAATGTTCAGCATCGCTATCACTGTGTCTGGAGTAGAGTCCTCTGGAATGGGACTGGAAAATGAGATAATGCTGATAACAGGTGCATTGTCATTAACATCAGTCAATTCAATAAGCACTTTACTATTATCTGTTAGTCCTCCCTTATCTATGGCCTCAAGATTTAGTTCATATTGCTTCGACCTTTCATAGTCCAACAAGCCATTTACGCAGATTTCCCCAGTGTTCTTATCAATTCTAAAAAGGTCTAAGTCTTTCCCAGagctttgtgaaaaaaaatatgttaccTCACCATTTGCTCCTTTGTCTTTGTCTGTAGCACGTACTGTTAGCACCCTTGTACCTATAGCTGCAttttctgctaaagaaactctgtACACTGACTTACTGAACACGGGTGTGTTGTCGTTGACATCAATTACTGTGACATCTATTTTAATTGTACCAGATTTTTGAGGGCTCCCTTCATCAAACGCGGCCAAGGTCAGTTTAAGTTCCTCTTCTCTCTCCCTGTCTAACGGCGATTGCAAAACCATTTCAACGTATTTTGTACCATCATTGCGCGATTGTTCTTTCAATGAAAAATAATCAGTTGGCATTAGAGTGTACCTTTGAAGTGTATTTAATCCAACATCAGGATCATGCGCACTGTCTAATGAAAAGCGAGCCCCGGGAACAGCAAACTCGCTAATTTGAAAGTTTATCTCTTTTCTATTAAAAACAGGTGCATGATCAttaatatctaatatttctaCATCAATTCTATGCAGCTCCATGGGGTTTTCTAGAATGATCTGAAAATGTAAAGAGCAGGGAGACACTTGGGCGCACAGCTCCTCTCTATCTATCCTCTCTTTCACTACCAGAGTCCCTTTATCTACATGCAGACCGATGTACTCACGACTGTCCTCCGTAAAGATCCGCGCTCGACCAGATTTCAACCTCTTTACATCCAAACCGAGATCCTGAACGATATTTCCCACCAGCGAGCCCTTTGTCATCTCCTCTGGAATAGAATAACGGACCTGCCCGCGCGCAACGGCAAGGACAAAGACGCACAGCACGAGAGGCTGCATTAGCCATGATGAAATCCGCGTCGAAGATGTGCCTCTTTGGGCGTAAGAATAACATAGAACCGACATAATCCAAATCTTCTTTCACAAAAGGACTtagaaaatatgtaaaatatcagTGATGTAAAAAGAAGAGTCAATCGATGGTTCAACCATCCAATGTTAGAAAGAGACCgtatgaaatgaaagagatattCTGAAGACCGTATGATGTCAGAAAGTGGAGGAGGATCTAAGAAAGGCTGTTTAAAAAAGCTCCACATACTGACCAACAGCGGCACTTACAGTATAAAACAAATTTTGCGCTGAACAATTGTTTGATACAGAGcaaatcataataaaaatgtagagaaataatagcaataataataatgataataataataataataataataataatacaattttaacacAAATGTTTGATTAAATGACTTATTTACTTTATGACCTAAAAGTTCAGGTATGGCGTGATTCATTGGGACACACCTGTTTATAAACACATACACTTCCATATTAAGGAAATCAGAAAAAGCTTAAAAGAAcgaaatgaattaaaatttacTCGAGCTCACCTGATCAAAAGAATGCTCATCATTCAGTTTTCCTCTCTGCGCATGCGTGAGTGTCTGTGTTCCGCTGCTGTCCAGACTAATGATGCTTTCACTGCAAGGTCTGCCGTATTTCAGATCACTCTTTCTGGAGTCAGTGGTTCTGCAAACCTCATAATTGTACACGTGCTGTAAAGTTCCTGTGCCCCCTACGTCTGCGTAAAGAGGCGGATAATACGGAATAACTGGAAGATTCGCTCCAGATTTGTAAAACATCCGCTCGCGTCTCCATCTGTAGCATTTGACTGACAGTATGGCGATGATAGACACGATAAAGAGAAACGAAACTACAGCCAAGGCCAAGACCAGATAGAAAGTCAGGTTGTCGTTGTAGTCCTTGTCGTGCGTAAAGTCAGTGAACTCCGAGAGTACTTCAGGGAAGCTGTCCGCCACCGCCACGTTAACATTGACTGTAGCTGATCGAGAGGGCTGCCCGTTGTCCTCCACTACAACAGTGAGTCTCTGTTTCACAGCATCTTTATCTGTCACTTGGCGCACAGTTcttatttctccattctgtaagCCCACTTCAAACAGCGCCCTGTCTGTGGCTTTCTGCAGTTTATATGAGAGCCAGGCATTCTGTCCAGAGTCCACATCAACAGCCACCACTTTAGTCACCAGATAACCCACATCTGCAGAACGAGGCACTATTTCAGCCACCACAGAAGCGCCTGACTGGACCGGATACAGAACCTGAGGCGCGTTGTCATTCTGGTCCTGAATCATTATTTTCACGCTCACGTTGCTGCTGAGAGGAGGAGAGCCTCCGTCCTGCGCTTTTACGCGAATGTTAAAATCTTTTGTCTGCTCATAATCAAACGAACGGACAGCAAGAATCTCTCCACTCTCTGCATTCACTGAAATAAACGTCGAAGCAGAGACACCATTCACAAGAATATCTTCTAGAAAATATGAAATACGCGCGTTATTGCCAGAGTCTTTGTCATTCGCTTTAACAGATAACACAGAGACTCCGGGTGAATTATTTTCCATCACATATGCGGTGTATGACTGACGCTGAAACACAGGGGCGTTGTCATTGACATCAGATATTTTCAGAGTCAGTGTTTTATTAGTAGAGTAAGAAGGTGAGCCCTCATCAATAGCTGTTATTGTGATATTATACTCTGAGACCTTCTCCCGATCCAAGAGCTCATCAGTGACTAAACTGTAAAAATTTGGGCTTGATGACTTTATTTTAAACGGTAAATTCTGAGCAATGTAGCACTTGACTATTCCGTTTTTCCCCGAATCTAAATCTTTGACATTCAGCATTGCTATTACAGTCTCTGGTGCTGAACTCTCCGCCACTGGGTTTGAAAATGAAATTGTGCTTATTATAGGAGCATTGTCGTTTATATCAGTAATTTCAATATGCACTTTGCTAGTATCACTTAATCCTCCTTTGTCGGTTGCTTCTacatataattcatatttttttgatttCTCGAAATCCAACTGACCATTAACTATAAGATCTCCAGAACTGGAATCTATTTGGAAGAGGTTAGATAACCGTTCACTGCTCTGTGAAAAAGAATAGGTAACATCTCCATAAGATCCCACGTCTTTATCATTTGCACTCACCCTTAACACAGAGGATCCTTTAGGAAGATTCTCTGGAATAGATGCTTTATAGATTGACTGACTGAAAACAGGAGCATTGTCATTTGCATCTAAAACAATAACGTTTATCTTGATAGTGCCCGTTTTTTGAGGGTTTCCGCCATCGAAGGCTGTTAAAGTCATTTGATGttcttctccagtttctctgtcAAGGGGTTTTTGCAAAATCATTTCTACGTATTTTGTATCATCGTGGTGAGCAGGTATTTTAACTGTGAAAAGATCAGATGGGGTTAATTTATATGTCTGAATAGAATTTAGACCTACATCAGGATCATTAGCGCTATCGATTGAATATCGAGCCCCAGACAAAGCTGATTCGCTTATCTGAAAAGTAATCTCTTTTTTCATGAAAACAGGAGCATGATCGTTGATATCTAATATTTCCACATCAATTCTATGCAGCTCCATGGGGTTTTCTATAATGATCTGAAAATGTAAGGAGCAGGGAGACACTTGGGCGCACAGCTCCTCTCTATCTATCCTCTCTTTCACTACCAGAGTCCCTTTATCTACATTCAGACCGATGTACTCACGACTGTCCTCCGTAAAGATCCGCGCTCGACCAGATTTCAGCCTCTTTACATCCAAACCGAGATCCTGAACGATATTTCCCACCAGCGAGCCCTTTGTCATCTCCTCTGGAATAGAATAACGGACCTGCCCGCGCGCAACGGTCAGGACAAAGACGCACAGCACGAGAGGCTGCATTAGCCATGATGAAATCCGCGTCGAAGATGCGCCTCTTTGGGCATAAGAATAACAAAGAACCGACATAATCCAAATGTTCTATTCACTCAAGAAGAAAATATTAAGAACGAATGAATCAGAAAGGTTGAAAACATAAATGTTCATCTGAAAATACAAGGCAGCGAATGTCTCGATGCTTTAGTGTAAAGAGAGATTCTGCAGAATGTGATGTCAGAAAGAAGAGGAGGATCTAAAAGTTAATGTTTAAAGCCCCAACATATTGACAAACAGCGGCACTTAGTGCATCAGAGAAACattacaatgaatgaatgaataaataaaaacttatgaGCAATACAGATAATGACATGCATTGAGACCATATTAGTACACGTACTTTGCGTTAAGGCAGAATTTtgctaaaatatgaattaatcaTGCTTTGAAATGAACACTTAAAATATGATGTCAGGAAAATAATCAATAGCGAAGCAGAAAATATAATCTAGCCCTCAAGTAATCAGGTAAGATTCACTGTGTGCACAAATTAGCAAAATGTAAAAGttctgaaaaattattaaaaaaaaaaagaaagagagaaagaaataatATCTGAGCGCAACtggcaaaatgaaaattaaaacaactttgtctgtaaaaaaaaaaaaaaaaaaaattacacacatatattaataACATAGAACGGTTATGGTCTTGATTTGAATTGTGATGTACAGTCACTTAAATATTAtcgtaaatttaatttaatttaaatttaataaataaataaactacagtGCACAACCATAAAAGCGATGAAGCCAGAATGATAGCATTATATATAAATGGACACTAGAAAGTCATATTCAGGATCATTCACTCGAGCTCACCTGATCAAAAGAATGCTCATCAATAAATTTTCCTCTCTTCgcatgtgtgagtgtctgtgttccGCTGCTGTCCAGACTAATGATGCTTTCACTGCAAGGTCTGCCGTATTTCATATCACTCTTTCTGGAGTCAGTGGTTCTGCAAACCTCATAATTGTACACGTGCTGTAAAGTTCCTGTGCCCCCTACGTCTGCGTAAAGAGGCGGATAATACGGAATAACTGGAAGATTCGCTCCAGATTTGTAAAACATCCGCTCGCGTCTCCATCTGTAGCATTTGACTGACAGTATGGCGATGATAGACACGATAAAGAGAAACGAAACTACAGCCAAGGCCAAGACCAGATAGAAAGTCAGGTTGTCGTTGTAGTCCTTGTCGTGCGTAAAGTCAGTGAACTCCGAGAGCACTTCAGGGAAGCTGTCCGCCACCGCCACGTTAACATTGACTGTAGCTGATCGAGAGGGCTGCCCGTTGTCCTCCACTACAACAGTGAGTCTCTGTTTCACAGCATCTTTATCTGTCACTTGGCGCACAGTTcttatttctccattctgtaagCCCACTTCAAACAGCGCCCTGTCTGTGGCTTTCTGCAGTTTATATGAGAGCCAGGCATTCTGTCCAGAGTCCACATCAACAGCCACCACTTTAGTCACCAGATAACCCACATCTGCAGAACGAGGCACTATTTCAGCCACCACAGAAGCGCCTGACTGGACCGGATACAGAACCTGAGGCGCGTTATCATTCTGGTCCTGAATCGTTATTTTTACGCTCACGTTGCTGCTGAGAGGAGGATTTCCTCCGTCCTGCGCTTTTACGCGAATGTTAAAATCTTTTGTTTGTTCATAATCAAACGAACGGACAGCAAGAATCTCTCCACTCTCTGCATTCACTGAAATAAACGTCGAAGCAGAGACGCCATTCACAAGAATATCTTCTAGAAAATATGAAATACGTGCGTTATTGCCAGAGTCTTTGTCATGCGCTTTAACAGATAGCACAGAGACTCCGGGTGAATTATTTTCCATTACATATGCGGTGTATGACTGACGCTGAAACACAGGGGCGTTGTCATTGACATCAGAGATTTTCAGAGTCAGTGTTTTATTAGTAGAGTAAGAAGGCGAGCCCTCATCAATAGCTGTTATTGTGATATTATATTCAGACATTTTTTCACGGTCTAACAGTTGATCAGTAACCAGACTGTAGAAATTTGACGATGATTGTCTGATTTGAAATGGTAAATTAGGATTAATAAAACATCTCACCCGTCCATTTTCCCCCGAATCTAAATCTTTGACATTCAGCATCGCTATCACAGTCTCGGGAGAGGAATTTTCTGGCAAAGGGTTTGAGAAAGATATTACATTAATTACAGGGGCATTGTCATTAACATCTGTAATTTCCACCATCACTTTACAAGCATCTGTTAAACCACCAATGTCTGTCGCCACCACATTCAGCTCATATTTCTTTGATTTTTCAAAATCTAGTGGCCCAGTGAGTAATATATCACCGTTAGAAGGATCGACATTAAAAATATTTGAGATGCCTTTGCTACTTTGGGAAAATGAATAGGAAACTTGTTTATTTGTTCCCTGGTCTGCGTCAGTTGCGCTAACCTTTAAGACTAATGATCCCATCAGCGCATTTTCAGCTACGAGTGCTGTATATACAGACTGACTAAAAACAGGCGCGTTGTCATTTGCATCCAAGACAATAATGTTAATTTTCAAGGTTCCAGTTTTCTGAGGAGATCCACCGTCAAACGCGGTTAAAATCAGATTATACTCCTCCTGTTTTTCTCTGTCTAATGACGTCTGTAAGACCATTTCGACATATTTAGTACCGTCAGTGTGAGACAAGGTTTTGAGTACAAAATGGTCGTTCGGATTTAATTTATACGTCTGAAGTGAATTTAAACCCTCGTCAGCATCATTAGCGCTATCGATTGAATATCTAGCTCCAGGTAACGCTACTTCACTAATTTGAAGATGTATCTCTTTGTTTATGAAAACAGGAGCATGATCGTTGATATCTAATATTTCTACATCAATTCTATGCAGCTCCATGGGGTTTTCTAGAATAATCTGAAAATGTAAGGAGCAGGGAGACACTTGGGCGCACAGCTCCTCTCTATCTATGCTCTCTTTCACTACCAGAGTCCCTTTATCTACATTCAGACCGATGTACTCACGACTGTCCTCCGTAAAGATCCGCGCTCGACCAGATTTCAGCCTCTTTACATCCAAACCGAGATCCTGAACGATATTTCCCACTAACGAACCCTTTGTCATCTCCTCTGGAATAGAATAACGGACCTGACCGCGCGCAACGGTCAGGACAAAGACGCACAGCACGAGAGGCTGCATTAGCCATGATGAAATCCGCGTCGAAGATGTGCCTCTTTGgaagtaaaaacaacaaataaccgACATAATCCAAATCCTCTGTCCCACTACAGAAGAAAAGTCGAACAAACAAAAGATTCAGAAAGGTTGAAAAATATCAAACTTCATCCGAAAACACAGGGAATGTCTCGATGCTTCAGTGTTAAACAGAGATCGTCTGAATGAAAGAGAGATTCTGCAGAATGTGATGTCAGAAAGTGGAGGAGGATCTAAAAACCAATGTTTAAATCCCAATCACACTGACCAACAGCGGCACTTAGTGCATCATAGAAACATtacaaagaaatttttttttttgtttgtttgttcgtttaagagaaataataaaataatgaataaaaaaacctCATTAACTGCAACTAAAGTATATGTTTTGAGTAAACGAATTTTCCCCTaaaatacaaataacagcatGATATTAACCAAAGACCTTAATATGACCAAAGGAAACAGTCGGAggcaaaacagaaatataaaatagCCCTTAAACAATGAAGGTACAATTTGTCGTCACGCACACGTGAGCACGGCAAACAcacgcaaaacacacacacacacacacacacacacacacacacacacacacacacacacacacacacacacacacacacacacacagataattttgtgtaaaatattattagtaagtttaatatgaaaactgtGAAAAATGTATAGTAACAAAAATGCTATCGGTACAGTAAATTCGTAAATCTTGCCAGTTTGCACTTTACaatcaaaagataaaaaaaaaaaaaaaacacaacaagtcAAAAAGAACTATTAAAAGGAAACGACAAAGTCATATTCCTGCCCATTCTCTCGAGCTCACCTGATCAAAAGAATCCTCATCATTCAGTTTTCCTCTCTGCGCATGCGTGAGTGTCTGTGTTCCGCTGCTGTCCAGACTAATGATGCTTTCACTGCAAGGTCTGCCGTATTTCAGATCAGTCTTTCTGGAGTCAGTGGTTCTGCAAACCTCATAATTGTACACGTGCTGTAAAGTTCCTGTGCCCCCTACGTCTGCGTAAAGAGGCGGATAATACGGAATAACTGGAAGATTCGCTCCAGATTTGTAAAACATCCGCTCGCGTCTCCATCTGTAGCATTTGACTGACAGTATGGCGATGACAGACACGATAAAGAGAAACGAAACTACAGCCAAGGCCAAGACCAGATAGAAAGTCAGGTTGTCGTTGTAGTCCTTGTCGTGCGTAAAGTCAGTGAACTCCGAGAGTACTTCAGGGAAGCTGTCCGCCACCGCCACGTTAACATTGACTGTAGCTGATCGAGAGGGCTGCCCGTTGTCCTCCACTACAACAGTGAGTCTCTGTTTCACAGCATCTTTATCTGTCACTTGGCGCACAGTTcttatttctccattctgtaagCCCACTTCAAACAGCGCCCTGTCTGTGGCTTTCTGCAGTTTATATGAGAGCCAGGCATTCTGTCCAGAGTCTACATCAACAGCCACCACTTTAGTGACCAGATAACCCACATCTGCAGAACGAGGCACTATTTCAGCCACCACAGAAGCGCCTGACTGGACCGGATACAGAACCTGAGGCGCGTTGTCATTCTGGTCCTGAATCATTATTTTCACGCTCACGTTGCTACTGAGAGGAGGAGAGCCTCCGTCCTGCGCTTTTACGCGAATGTTAAATTCTTTTGTTTGTTCATAATCAAACGAACGGACAGCAAGAATCTCTCCACTCTCTGCATTCACTGAAATAAACGTCGAGGCAGAGACGCCATTCACAAGAATATATTCTAGAAAATATGAAATACGCGCGTTATTGCCAGAGTCTTTGTCATGCGCTTTAACAGATAAAACAGAGACTCCGGGTGAATTATTTTCCATCAAATATGCGGTGTATGACTGACGCTGAAACACAGGGGCGTTGTCATTGACATCAGAGATTTTCAGAGTCAGTGTTTTATTAGTAGAGTAAGAAGGGGAGCCCTCATCACttgctgttattattatattatattcagatAATTTTTCACGGTCTAGTAATTGATCGGTTGTTACACTATAAAAATTTGAGGCGGATGACTGTATTTTGAATGGCAAATTTGGACCAATATAACATTTAACCTGTCCATTTCTCCCTGAATCTAAATCTTTGACATTCAGCATCGCTATCACAGTCTCTGGCTCTGCGTCCTCGGGTATTGGGTTAGAAAAAGAAATTACGCTTATCAGGGGTGCATTGTCATTAACGTCAATTAATTCGATAATAACTTTACTGGAATCTGTTAA from Carassius carassius chromosome 29, fCarCar2.1, whole genome shotgun sequence harbors:
- the LOC132109885 gene encoding protocadherin gamma-A11-like isoform X4 encodes the protein MSVLCYSYAQRGASSTRISSWLMQPLVLCVFVLTVARGQVRYSIPEEMTKGSLVGNIVQDLGLDVKRLKSGRARIFTEDSREYIGLNVDKGTLVVKERIDREELCAQVSPCSLHFQIIIENPMELHRIDVEILDINDHAPVFMKKEITFQISESALSGARYSIDSANDPDVGLNSIQTYKLTPSDLFTVKIPAHHDDTKYVEMILQKPLDRETGEEHQMTLTAFDGGNPQKTGTIKINVIVLDANDNAPVFSQSIYKASIPENLPKGSSVLRVSANDKDVGSYGDVTYSFSQSSERLSNLFQIDSSSGDLIVNGQLDFEKSKKYELYVEATDKGGLSDTSKVHIEITDINDNAPIISTISFSNPVAESSAPETVIAMLNVKDLDSGKNGIVKCYIAQNLPFKIKSSSPNFYSLVTDELLDREKVSEYNITITAIDEGSPSYSTNKTLTLKISDVNDNAPVFQRQSYTAYVMENNSPGVSVLSVKANDKDSGNNARISYFLEDILVNGVSASTFISVNAESGEILAVRSFDYEQTKDFNIRVKAQDGGSPPLSSNVSVKIMIQDQNDNAPQVLYPVQSGASVVAEIVPRSADVGYLVTKVVAVDVDSGQNAWLSYKLQKATDRALFEVGLQNGEIRTVRQVTDKDAVKQRLTVVVEDNGQPSRSATVNVNVAVADSFPEVLSEFTDFTHDKDYNDNLTFYLVLALAVVSFLFIVSIIAILSVKCYRWRRERMFYKSGANLPVIPYYPPLYADVGGTGTLQHVYNYEVCRTTDSRKSDLKYGRPCSESIISLDSSGTQTLTHAQRGKLNDEHSFDQQKPPSADWRFTQNQRPGPSGSFRLQPTHVRWTPPSRLRAAATPEVAVGTGPWPNPPTEAEQLQALMAAANEVSEATNTLGPGTMGLSTRYSPQFTLQHVPDYRQNVYIPGSTATLTSNQQQPQQALPPPQAAIAAAQSEPPKAAQTPASKKKSTKKEKK
- the LOC132109885 gene encoding protocadherin gamma-A11-like isoform X20, which codes for MSVLCYSYAQRGASSTRISSWLMQPLVLCVFVLTVARGQVRYSIPEEMTKGSLVGNIVQDLGLDVKRLKSGRARIFTEDSREYIGLNVDKGTLVVKERIDREELCAQVSPCSLHFQIIIENPMELHRIDVEILDINDHAPVFMKKEITFQISESALSGARYSIDSANDPDVGLNSIQTYKLTPSDLFTVKIPAHHDDTKYVEMILQKPLDRETGEEHQMTLTAFDGGNPQKTGTIKINVIVLDANDNAPVFSQSIYKASIPENLPKGSSVLRVSANDKDVGSYGDVTYSFSQSSERLSNLFQIDSSSGDLIVNGQLDFEKSKKYELYVEATDKGGLSDTSKVHIEITDINDNAPIISTISFSNPVAESSAPETVIAMLNVKDLDSGKNGIVKCYIAQNLPFKIKSSSPNFYSLVTDELLDREKVSEYNITITAIDEGSPSYSTNKTLTLKISDVNDNAPVFQRQSYTAYVMENNSPGVSVLSVKANDKDSGNNARISYFLEDILVNGVSASTFISVNAESGEILAVRSFDYEQTKDFNIRVKAQDGGSPPLSSNVSVKIMIQDQNDNAPQVLYPVQSGASVVAEIVPRSADVGYLVTKVVAVDVDSGQNAWLSYKLQKATDRALFEVGLQNGEIRTVRQVTDKDAVKQRLTVVVEDNGQPSRSATVNVNVAVADSFPEVLSEFTDFTHDKDYNDNLTFYLVLALAVVSFLFIVSIIAILSVKCYRWRRERMFYKSGANLPVIPYYPPLYADVGGTGTLQHVYNYEVCRTTDSRKSDLKYGRPCSESIISLDSSGTQTLTHAQRGKLNDEHSFDQQKPPSADWRFTQNQRPGPSGAAATPEVAVGTGPWPNPPTEAEQLQALMAAANEVSEATNTLGPGTMGLSTRYSPQFTLQHVPDYRQNVYIPGSTATLTSNQQQPQQALPPPQAAIAAAQSEPPKAAQTPASKKKSTKKEKK
- the LOC132109890 gene encoding putative protocadherin beta-18; the protein is MSVICCFYFQRGTSSTRISSWLMQPLVLCVFVLTVARGQVRYSIPEEMTKGSLVGNIVQDLGLDVKRLKSGRARIFTEDSREYIGLNVDKGTLVVKESIDREELCAQVSPCSLHFQIILENPMELHRIDVEILDINDHAPVFINKEIHLQISEVALPGARYSIDSANDADEGLNSLQTYKLNPNDHFVLKTLSHTDGTKYVEMVLQTSLDREKQEEYNLILTAFDGGSPQKTGTLKINIIVLDANDNAPVFSQSVYTALVAENALMGSLVLKVSATDADQGTNKQVSYSFSQSSKGISNIFNVDPSNGDILLTGPLDFEKSKKYELNVVATDIGGLTDACKVMVEITDVNDNAPVINVISFSNPLPENSSPETVIAMLNVKDLDSGENGRVRCFINPNLPFQIRQSSSNFYSLVTDQLLDREKMSEYNITITAIDEGSPSYSTNKTLTLKISDVNDNAPVFQRQSYTAYVMENNSPGVSVLSVKAHDKDSGNNARISYFLEDILVNGVSASTFISVNAESGEILAVRSFDYEQTKDFNIRVKAQDGGNPPLSSNVSVKITIQDQNDNAPQVLYPVQSGASVVAEIVPRSADVGYLVTKVVAVDVDSGQNAWLSYKLQKATDRALFEVGLQNGEIRTVRQVTDKDAVKQRLTVVVEDNGQPSRSATVNVNVAVADSFPEVLSEFTDFTHDKDYNDNLTFYLVLALAVVSFLFIVSIIAILSVKCYRWRRERMFYKSGANLPVIPYYPPLYADVGGTGTLQHVYNYEVCRTTDSRKSDMKYGRPCSESIISLDSSGTQTLTHAKRGKFIDEHSFDQVSSSE
- the LOC132109885 gene encoding protocadherin gamma-A1-like isoform X21, translating into MSVLCYSYAQRRTSSTRISSWLMQPLVLCVFVLTVARGQVRYSIPEEMTKGSLVGNIVQDLGLDVKRLKSGRARIFTEDSREYIGLNVDKGTLEVKERIDREELCAQVSPCSLHFQIILENPMELHRIDVEILDINDHAPVFVRKEISFQISELAVPGAKFSLDNAQDFDVGLNTLQKYTLNPTDHFSLKEQIGDDGLKYVEMVLQKTLDRENQEEHKLVLTAFDGGSPQKSGTIKISVLVIDANDNAPVFSLPMYRVSLLENSAKGTDVVRVTATDKDKGTNAELTYSFSQTSGKALELFNIDSQTGDIIVNSDLDFEKSKRFQLHVEATDKGGLTDSSKVIIELIDVNDNAPLISVISFSNPIPEDAEPETVIAMLNVKDLDSGRNGQVKCYIGPNLPFKIQSSASNFYSVTTDQLLDREKLSEYNIIITASDEGSPSYSTNKTLTLKISDVNDNAPVFQRQSYTAYLMENNSPGVSVLSVKAHDKDSGNNARISYFLEYILVNGVSASTFISVNAESGEILAVRSFDYEQTKEFNIRVKAQDGGSPPLSSNVSVKIMIQDQNDNAPQVLYPVQSGASVVAEIVPRSADVGYLVTKVVAVDVDSGQNAWLSYKLQKATDRALFEVGLQNGEIRTVRQVTDKDAVKQRLTVVVEDNGQPSRSATVNVNVAVADSFPEVLSEFTDFTHDKDYNDNLTFYLVLALAVVSFLFIVSVIAILSVKCYRWRRERMFYKSGANLPVIPYYPPLYADVGGTGTLQHVYNYEVCRTTDSRKTDLKYGRPCSESIISLDSSGTQTLTHAQRGKLNDEDSFDQQKPPSADWRFTQNQRPGPSGAAATPEVAVGTGPWPNPPTEAEQLQALMAAANEVSEATNTLGPGTMGLSTRYSPQFTLQHVPDYRQNVYIPGSTATLTSNQQQPQQALPPPQAAIAAAQSEPPKAAQTPASKKKSTKKEKK